AGTGACCAGATCAGGTCCAATACGAACATCTGTCGCGTTGCTAAGGACAAATACGTAATGCTGTACCACTCTGGAATCATCACTGAATTCAAGTGACTTCTGTCCACGGCACTTTGTGGACGTGTGCAGGAGAAAAGGATACGCCCTTGCTCGACAAACTGGGTGGCCATCTTGAGCTGCTGAGCCATCTGATTTCGTACCATGATCACGGGAAGTCTTCGCCTTTgagaaaaacaacaaaagacGCATCCTTTTCAACATATGTAGTGCTATGCGTGCACGAAACCATGGTTAACGTGCATGAATGGGCAAGACACTTTCTATGTCGCAAACAAGGGGCAGgtatagggttgccaccaggccggtgtTATACCGTcagggccggttatttgctcgctctgccagTTGCCGGTAGGAAGCTGATACCGgaagccttttgccggtatttgtggctcgacacctttcataggggtttttacagggtttttacggggttttcctttcaacattccactacagcttgaataaatctgaagcacagacccaactccgtagtcaccagtcgttctCTTagttaatagtgagttttagtataccgttgataaggttaacttgcctatcggaaccaatcgcagttgtACGTGACTCATAATCTTattcactgattggttccggttgatacggttcgacgcaagtcaccttatcaacggtctgctaaaaccctctattcattattattatcattgttgtcttgagcgagtacgctcgttctttctttctctctctctgtatactctccacccctcacccacctTCCCTTTCCCGCAAACATTTCCTCCCTTCCCTCTATCCCACCTCCTccccctcagccggtattttgcaCTCAGAAAGGTGCCAACACTAGGCAGGTACTGTGTCGATTTACACTTTTGAATCACATCTTCCCCACAGTGTCCGTTAAGCCAAGAGCACACTTCAATCGGTACAACGCCAGGATCCCAGATGATGATGTTTTTTGCGTAAATTTTCTCATAAGTCTTTACAGCGACGGTCTCGGAACTACAGTGTCACTTTATTTTTCCTGGACAACTGACCACGGTATCAAAAATCCCACACGAAATACTGCTGTAGTTCGACTGTTATCAGAAGGAGTACATGACAAGAGCATACGAGGGATATTGAGGGCATCCTGGAATTCCCTCTCGGGATAAAGGAGAAAACGTCGCTCCccaagaaccaatgagggcgtgACCTTGAGAAAAGCAATGCCGTGGCCGTCCCCCTCTGGGCACTACTCTCTCACTCCTCCACTACAGAGTGACACCACACCACGGGAGCTTCTGCGGCCGTGGAAGCACCACTGACCCTTAAAATTCGTTTcattaatatctaagcacttttcggatgAAAAAATTTGCCGGCTAAATTGTCGGCCGAGGCCGAAcgtagtggtatcggtttcacaGGTGGGTTTCCGGATGTGCCAGTCCCTTTAACGGGGTCCTACATCGTGTTTGAGGTACGAGAAAGGAACATAATTAGACTTTTAAGTCGTTACACATCACTGAAAACAGTGATTAGATACTTTCTGCGAAATATCTGCGGATAAACGATTTCACGGAGAGGCTAGcacagtacagtcaaactcctttacaacgaaactcaggggacagaaaaaaaaaattgcagtaaaggtattttcgttaaaaaggatgttcattattggacctatagggttCCAGCGGGACTGCAAAAAAATTCGCtgtaaaaaaattgcagtaaaggtattttcgttaaaaaggatgttcattattggacctatagggttCCAGCGGGACTGCAAAAAAattcgctgtagtggtattttcgttaaaaaggtgttcgctataaaggagtttgactgtatgctTCATCTACGTGAGCAACTGTAAGTAGGATTGACTGTTGCGTAAGAACGTGTTGGTGTTGAAAGACGCCACATGGACCAACGTCCCTCTTCCTGGTTACCTGGCTAGAAGGAAAGGCagggaggaggatcggaggagagcacaGAGCTTGAACGGGGTTCTTCCTtctctcaatgtatgcgctcTCGAAGGCaaccatattgaatcagccgaggaaacgtcgCATATTTTTAGCCCGTGAAAGGTGGCGCAGTTCCGAAAACTGTTGGCAATGCTTGCTCCGCTGCTTCCGTTGGCTACGGATTTTGTCACTGTCCGCCCTTATCCAGGCTTGTAGCTAAGGCTGGTCGAGGCAGCCAGGCAGTGGCAGAGACCGCGTCCCCATGTGGCATCCGGGATGTACCTGTTTCTTCgtgtctgtttttctttctttcaaatcTTAGGGTTTCCTGGATTAGGGCTGTGTGTTACTGCTCCAAAAACCTTTTTTGCATGTGTGCAAActggattctttttttttttttgcatgcgcCGCAGCAACCGTAGCTGCTCAATATGGCGCTATCCTCGCGCGTACTTCCCAGTTACTGAGGTTTCTTAatagcatactccttaagatttctatggtgATCCGCGAGAATGGTGACTGGGAAAGATCGGGTTGGGAATTTTCTTTTAGTGTTTCCTTCGGGGATGTTATGTCTAGGCTGATAATACTTGCATATTGCGGTAGCCAGAACTACATTTTCAGGAGGGGTTCCATGAAAACTTTACATGTGGGTGAAGATATCAACCTCGTTTTTCGTCTCCCAAATGCGTTAGCAAATGTACGATATTGGGGGCGGGGGTAGAACCCCCTCAAAAACCACTCTGACTACGCCCTGTCTGTTTTTCAGGTTTTCAAGTAGATGTTGTTTCTAGgtcctgttttccaggttgtcGTTTCCATAGCAACAACTTGTCTTTGCACTTGTAGGTTGCTGCTTCCAGTTCTaatgcctctctctctctgtatctGACTGCTTGTTACCAGCCTGCTGCACATCGTAGCAAGGTCACATGTTGACCTCACTGCACAGGGGAGGCCAGAGTACGCAATATTCGCGATGCAATAATGTCACGTATTTGATTACCAATGCTGCTTACTTATGTTTCATTAATATTCAAATGCTTCATCACTATTTCGCTTGGAACAATGTACATATACGCACCTGCAAAACGAACTTGCTGTTACGCGATCACACAGTTCCAAGTTCTCCTTCGTTGTGATCAGACCCATCGAGTGGCTGTGGTGTGAAAAATATTGAGACTGAAGTGAGCCTACATTCAAGACACAGGCGGTATTTGGAAGAACCACCTATTCCTTTGAACGTATATTACTTACAGTTTCTCCAGTAATTCCCGCGTCGATTTTTCTCTGAATGGATCCTTCGCGTCAAGCTCCTTAATCTTCCGCGCTAACTCCCGTATGCTTCTAGAAAGCTTGTTGTACCTGTACAAATGAAGATTTACGTACGTGTTTTGTGACATTCATGTCTAAAGCCGCGCCGAATGTCGAGATTTACTCACTTAGTATAGTCTTCCCGCTTCTGAATGAAGTACTTTTTCATCATCTTCACCTCGTGAAGGTTGTTGTCAACTTCCCATGATATAAAATCAACTTTCTTCAACAGCTTCTGTTCATGATACTTCAATTTACGCACCATCGTAGATACCCTCGGTTTCAAGCGGCGCTGAATCGAACCATGGAGTGCAGAAAACGCGACAAATGCTGTGTCTCTTACAAATGTCCAGAGTTGTTCATTAAAACGATTAGAAAACACGTGTGCTGTGCTTGTGTTGCATGCGGGAACGTCGAAAACACTTTCATGCAGCCGACAGAGTCGTCGTCTGAGCATGCGCACGCACATGCGCTCTTCGTTGGACGCTTGGACGTTATTTCCACGCGTATCCAACGTGACTTGGGTTCTGGTTTCGTTTTTCAGGACACATAGCTATCTGTAGTTCACCATACTGTCTGGGAAAATGCACAAGTATGTACGCGGAACGCGCTCCTATAAGGCTTTCATAGATTTTCAATTGattacatttctttttttgtcggTACCTGTAGAACATTTATCTCCTTCTCTGCTTGCActgcgaaacaactgtggccatgagcacGACGTACACCACGTGGACATATGAAGAGGACGGCAGGAAACACATCAGCAACACCAGATCTATCATCACCAAGCGGATTCATACTGCAGCAATTTCCTTTGGGCTCAGTCGTGTGAAAGAATGCAGATGAGCACCTGAAGCATGTAACCATCCCAcacttattttttcttcttccccaTTGAttatcatcagtgtatttgttgttgttgctgatcCTTGGCAAAATGGTTCAGCAAATGCAAGGCGCATATTATCCGTCTATCCACGTGGTCACGTCAGCATGAATCCAAGGAAAACGTAGAACTACACGCAACTGTGTGGCAGTGGGTGTCATACAAGCAAAAAATTAGTGACTTCaatgaattttattttattttgttattgCAGTATTTGACTACTTATTTTTACGCTGGATTTTCATTTATGACAACCGATGACAAAAAGAGCTGCTCGCTCTTGGCTGTACCCACTATTATGAACGTCAGCAAAGACATTCGTTGACCCCATTTTCTGTCCCGACGCCAACGATGAGATGCCAAGTACGTTAAGTACTGCCGTGGTACACTCAAGGTTTATTGATCAGAGTTCAACGGTATCGTGTTTGTGGAACATTGGGACAAGGTTCAGGAAACCCTGCTTCAGtaaacactggtcactggcaGGCTGATTTCACGTTTCGTCTTCTATATACTTGTTTGTGCACTAGGCCTATTTCCTCATAATGCCCCGATGTTACTTGTGCCTACCAAAATTATGCTGGATCAATAAACATTCgattttgctttgcttttctgCAAAGGTCCTAATAAGCTTGCAGGACAAAGACACcatgaataccgaaactcaccgAAATACTTACTTGAAAGAATACAAAAACCAATTTTGTGTAATGTAAAATGTAGTGTAGTACACGTACAAAAATTGCTGGTATAACTCCTCAACGCTCTGGTTTGTGGTACAGTGTGTGCGTGTCATGTGATGAACTACACCTATCAAAGTGTCTAGCAACGTTAGGATTTCCACAGCAAAGGACACGAAGACCAACACAGAGTTAGGAAAGGACAACACATTGGTGGTTCCTAACTCTGTGTTGGCCTTGGTTTACTTTTTGCTGAGGAAGTCCTAACATGAACTGGTACCAATTTTCCCATGTCATCCCTGTTGTCTAACAAGGCCAACACACAACACAGAGACAAACGACATTGCTTGTGGCATAGTAAATACTATAACATTGTATTTATGTAACGGTCATATCATGTTGACCTCTTCTGGTTTAATATCTTGTTCTCTTTGGCACTACGTAAATATGCCGGGTGCCTCATTTTGTACAACTGCTCCAGGATGTCGTGATGGCCAGATTTTTCCATTTTCGCTTCCCAGTCGACCATCTGTTCCTCATATCTCACTTTGTCTTCTTCTGCCTGCACAATAAAGACCTGGATGGGAAGAGACATGGGAGCACAGAATGAAACAGATGTCTCTCATTACAGCAGGCTTGAACAAGATACTCGAAAAAGTGTTTCAGATGGGTTACTAAGTCCCAGGCAAAAAGAACAACTCACAGAGTGGAGTACTAAATATGTACACGAGTAACTTGTTACTTGCAAGATAACGTCGATGTCATGTACCAGGGGTCCGGAAACTGGGTTCCGCAAAACTCAGGAGTCCCGCCACGCCTGGGTTCCGCAACACCAAGGGTCCCGCGGGCGCTCTAGCACATTCTGGTCGCAGCTAAATGCCCCACTGGGGTTGTTCCAGGTGTATTCAATTGTTCGTTCGGTGGTATAAAAGAACAGCCTCCGTTCAAACTATCGGCGGCTCTCATGccgaggcacttcccttcatcttCCCTATCGGtttgctggattttctacccttctgtGTGCTCTGTTATTAGTTTTGCGTGATCCTGTTTTCGTTCTTTCAAAAGTAGGTCTGGCGAGCTGGGTGGGGGTTCCTCCAGAGTGCCCTCAAATGTGCGGGGGTTCCCTGGGCGCACAGAGTTTGAGACCCCCTGCTATGTACAgatgtacagtcaaccctcgatttatgaacaccgtCGGTTTcctgaaaaatcgttcataaatcgagtgattcataaatcgaaaattccgttaggTTAGTATTATCGAGCAGATGGAACAGTATTTGAGAGTTGGGATTGCGTCACTAGTATGCTCTGAAATCCTTCTAACCCCACAGTTTCCCTGCTGACTGCGGCCACCTTATTCAT
This region of Ornithodoros turicata isolate Travis unplaced genomic scaffold, ASM3712646v1 ctg00000829.1, whole genome shotgun sequence genomic DNA includes:
- the LOC135375133 gene encoding U3 small nucleolar ribonucleoprotein protein IMP3-like — encoded protein: MLRRRLCRLHESVFDVPACNTSTAHVFSNRFNEQLWTFVRDTAFVAFSALHGSIQRRLKPRVSTMVRKLKYHEQKLLKKVDFISWEVDNNLHEVKMMKKYFIQKREDYTKYNKLSRSIRELARKIKELDAKDPFREKSTRELLEKLHSMGLITTKENLELCDRVTASSFCRRRLPVIMVRNQMAQQLKMATQFVEQGHVRIGPDLVTDPAFLVSRQLEDFVTWVDSSAIRKHVAEYNDMRDDYDLL